One part of the Malus sylvestris chromosome 2, drMalSylv7.2, whole genome shotgun sequence genome encodes these proteins:
- the LOC126613765 gene encoding LRR receptor-like serine/threonine-protein kinase HSL2, which produces MTQLAAVKPVLVLFSALACVLTVAASLAGDTQHLIQVKAQLSDPDGNLDDWVPSTDPNPCNWTGITCDPKIDSVLAVNLSGLNVSGGFPFGFCSIRTLQNLSLSVNSIGGSLQTHTLSLCSHLHVLELDNNLFVGTLPEFQPEFTDLRILNFMDNNFTGDIPASFGRFPALQVLMLSGNLLTGTIPKFLGNLSELTHLELAINPLMKPGELPSEIGNLTKLQNLFAPQCNLRGRIPDSIGNLASLTNLDLSTNSLSGPIPASIGGLASVTQIELFANQMFGELPESIGNLTFLQYLDLSMNGFTGKFPEKIAQLQLESLNLNDNFFSGELPPILASNPNLQQFKIFNNSFSGSLPENLGRYSDLADLDVSTNKFSGELPKFLCYRKKLWNLIVMENQFSGNLPDTLNKCHSLEYVRIEFNELDGVVSGMFWGLPGLYFLTMNNNRFNGSVSPSISAATRFSTLTISSNEFSGALPSAICKLTNLSTLDVSNNQFSGDLPSCMTELKILQKLKLEENMFSGQIPSSVSSWTQLTELNLSHNRLSGGIPPQLGYLPVLNYLDLSENLLTGEIPAELTKLRLNQFNVSNNKLYGKIPTGFDYSPFSSGLLGNPNLCSPDLDHFPTCSKPKSPTPILIVILSVCVVLVVGSVLSFLKYRSKALGGKTKRLYRLTTFQRVGFNEEEVMQSLSEENLIATGGSGHVYKVQLKTGQTVAVKKLWGGARKPETESVFSSEVETLGRIRHGNIVKLVFCCSGEESRILGYEYMENGSLGDCLHGEKVGPLEDWAKRFNIAVGSAYGLAYLHHDCAPPIVHRDVKSNNILLDEDWTPRVADFGLAKTLQRDVAAGCGTMSQIAGSYGYIAPEYAYTLKVTEKSDVYSFGVVLLELITGKSPNDASFGENTDIVKWVREAAMSTPEGEEESSNDNGFSGANLCQIIDPRIDLSTRDYEKIEKVLKVALLCTSAFPINRPSMRRVVELLRDQKPSDRPK; this is translated from the exons ATGACACAATTAGCAGCTGTAAAGCCCGTTTTAGTATTATTTTCCGCGCTGGCATGCGTTTTAACCGTCGCTGCCTCTTTGGCCGGCGATACTCAGCACTTGATTCAGGTCAAGGCCCAACTGTCCGACCCGGACGGAAATCTCGACGACTGGGTCCCGAGCACGGATCCCAATCCATGCAACTGGACGGGAATTACATGCGACCCGAAGATCGACTCTGTTCTTGCTGTAAACTTATCCGGGCTTAACGTTTCCGGCGGGTTTCCGTTCGGGTTTTGTAGCATTCGGACCCTCCAGAACCTCTCTCTGTCCGTCAACTCCATCGGCGGCTCTCTCCAAACCCACACCCTCTCTCTCTGCTCCCACCTCCATGTTCTCGAGCTCGACAACAACCTCTTCGTCGGAACATTGCCGGAGTTTCAGCCGGAGTTCACCGACTTGCGAATCCTGAACTTCATGGACAACAACTTCACCGGCGACATTCCGGCGAGTTTCGGCCGGTTTCCCGCCTTGCAGGTCCTGATGCTTTCCGGGAACTTGCTCACCGGCACAATCCCCAAGTTCTTGGGCAATCTCAGTGAGTTGACTCACTTGGAACTCGCTATCAATCCATTGATGAAGCCCGGCGAGCTACCTTCCGAAATCGGAAACTTGACGAAGCTCCAGAACCTCTTTGCCCCCCAATGCAACCTCAGAGGCCGTATACCGGACTCCATCGGAAACCTGGCGTCTCTTACGAACCTCGATTTGTCTACGAATTCGCTATCCGGTCCGATTCCGGCGAGCATCGGCGGATTGGCAAGCGTGACGCAGATCGAGCTATTCGCAAACCAGATGTTCGGCGAACTGCCCGAGAGCATAGGAAACCTGACTTTTCTCCAGTACTTAGATCTCTCTATGAACGGCTTCACCGGAAAATTCCCAGAAAAAATTGCACAATTGCAATTGGAGTCTCTGAATCTCAACGACAATTTCTTCTCCGGCGAGCTTCCTCCGATCTTGGCTTCCAATCCCAACTTGCAGCAGTTCAAAATCTTCAACAACAGCTTCTCCGGCTCCCTCCCGGAAAATCTCGGCCGATATTCCGATTTGGCAGACCTCGATGTATCGACGAACAAGTTTTCCGGCGAGCTGCCGAAGTTCCTCTGTTACCGGAAAAAGCTCTGGAATTTGATAGTTATGGAGAACCAGTTCTCCGGAAATTTACCCGATACGTTAAACAAGTGTCATTCTCTGGAATACGTTCGAATCGAATTCAATGAGCTCGACGGCGTCGTTTCGGGCATGTTTTGGGGTCTGCCTGGGCTATATTTCCTGACGATGAATAACAACAGATTCAACGGCAGCGTCTCTCCGTCGATTTCGGCGGCTACGAGATTCTCGACGCTTACGATCTCCAGCAATGAATTTTCCGGCGCACTTCCGTCGGCGATTTGTAAGCTTACGAACCTCTCGACCCTCGACGTGAGCAACAACCAATTCTCCGGCGACTTGCCGTCGTGCATGACGGAGCTGAAGATTTTGCAGAAGCTAAAACTGGAGGAGAACATGTTCTCCGGTCAGATTCCGAGTTCAGTGAGTTCGTGGACCCAGTTGACGGAGCTGAACCTATCTCACAACCGCTTATCGGGTGGGATCCCACCGCAACTCGGCTACTTGCCGGTATTGAATTACTTGGATCTCTCGGAAAATTTACTCACCGGTGAGATTCCGGCGGAGTTGACCAAGCTCAGGCTCAATCAGTTCAACGTCTCGAATAATAAACTGTACGGAAAAATACCTACGGGTTTCGATTACAGTCCCTTCAGCTCGGGTCTACTGGGTAACCCGAACTTGTGCAGTCCGGATCTGGATCACTTCCCAACCTGCTCCAAACCCAAATCTCCTACCCCAATTTTGATAGTCATTTTATCCGTTTGTGTTGTTCTGGTCGTCGGGTCGGTTCTTTCGTTTTTGAAATATCGATCCAAAGCACTTGGCGGTAAAACGAAGCGGCTCTACAGGCTCACCACATTCCAGCGGGTCGGGTTTAACGAAGAGGAGGTGATGCAATCATTATCGGAGGAGAATCTGATTGCAACGGGTGGGTCGGGTCATGTGTACAAAGTGCAACTGAAGACAGGGCAGACCGTGGCGGTTAAGAAGCTATGGGGCGGGGCAAGAAAACCCGAAACTGAATCCGTTTTTAGCTCCGAAGTGGAGACGTTGGGTCGGATCCGACATGGCAATATTGTAAAATTGGTGTTTTGTTGTAGTGGTGAGGAAAGTAGAATTTTGGGTTATGAGTACATGGAGAATGGGAGCTTGGGTGATTGTTTGCATGGAGAAAAGGTTGGGCCTTTGGAGGATTGGGCCAAAAGATTCAACATCGCGGTCGGGTCGGCCTACGGCTTGGCCTACCTCCACCACGACTGTGCTCCGCCCATCGTTCACCGGGACGTAAAGAGTAATAACATACTGTTGGACGAGGACTGGACCCCACGGGTGGCTGATTTCGGACTCGCCAAGACTTTGCAGCGTGACGTGGCGGCCGGATGTGGTACCATGTCACAGATTGCTGGGTCCTACGGATATATCGCGCCGG AGTACGCATACACTCTTAAAGTCACTGAGAAGAGTGATGTCTACAGCTTCGGTGTGGTGCTGTTGGAACTGATAACCGGCAAGAGTCCGAATGACGCGTCCTTTGGTGAGAACACAGACATTGTCAAGTGGGTTAGAGAGGCTGCCATGTCTACTcctgaaggagaagaagaaagcagCAATGACAACGGTTTCTCCGGCGCCAATCTCTGCCAGATTATTGATCCAAGGATTGATCTGTCGACGCGTGATTACGAAAAGATTGAGAAGGTTTTGAAGGTGGCTCTTCTTTGTACCTCTGCATTCCCCATCAACAGGCCCTCCATGAGAAGGGTGGTTGAATTGCTTAGAGATCAGAAACCCTCCGACCGTCCAAAATGA